The genomic window TGATAGAACAATGCAATAGCTTACATTTTCAAGTTGAAAGGACATGCGCAGAAAGGTCGATCGAATACAACTTCTTGTCAGTCACTATCCGATCGTGATACAGACCACTCGCTTTAAGAAGGAGCAGTACGTGTCGAAACAAGCAGAGTGTTAATTCGATCTTTTTGCTAACAGATCTCAGCATATATTTCATACTTGCGAATGacatcgtatgtatatacaaagtaAATCCATTATATTGAGAAAAGTATAGGCAGtgcttaaaatttatttatttacgacgATTTCAAAGTGGAACAGTAAAATAATCTGACAAGAAAAtgaacgtaataaaatattatatccaaTACTCATGGTGATCTTGACATTAAACAGAAGTGAGTATGTTTTGATCTTTattgaagaaattaaataatcaacaTGTActattttatctaatatattcattacttCTATACAACTGGGATTTAGTGAACATTATAAAAAACCATCGCGAAAGAAAATGCTTTTTCAAgtatctgaaataaaaaaaaaaagaaagaaattaacgtTAGTACGatgcattattaataatcaagaATTTCATAGTTCTTACTGCGGAAAACACTTCGTACGACGATATAAAGATTCCACCGATTGAAAGCACACAGGGTTTCATACTTCTTAATGTTATGGTTAACAACAACTTTTGAGTTTTCGTAGATAGAATGTAGAATGGTACTTGACGTCTGCAAAAAAACTAATTTGTCTTtgatatagaataattttaatttttttgaaagacaaagttttaaatcaataatataaacttGGAAGAGTGTATTTCAATCACTCAATGACATTTGTTAGTCAATCTATAAAGGGTATCTccatttaaacgatattatcaaatatcttcgatcgtattaattttatctacaGAAATTAATAAGATTGGATATATTTGatcatatcgtttaaaataagatatcttttataaaaaactacttcttcagaaaaatattccgtaggattttatatatcttacaaCTCTTCGAAAGCAGCATTGCTATGATTTATAAGTGTTTGTccaatgtaaaaattaatatatatattaaatagagAGCCAACAATGTAGAAGCTACATTCCATTAGTTCCCCTATATTTCGCAATATAGCAGTCAGttgaaatatctaaaattagataataagACACTTTCAGTAgagaaatattgttatttcttctttttttttttctttgaatgaaaaagataaatatgtatatcaatcTTCTGTTATAAAAACCCAAGTTTcttcaaataaagaaaaaaaacaagattatACGGTTAAATTGGGCTAACTTTAACCAACGAGTATGAAATGATAATCGATttctaattttgtaaattaaaaaaagaaaaataggaacaATGTATGACAGATAATATCTATCAAAAAGTATCAATATCTACTAAATATATTctgctaatatttttttttttaataataaaaatataaattaagtttatatatttttataaagccTAAAACGGATAAAAATACTTATCGCACGCAATTTGAGATAAACACCTtctataagaatataatattaagccaatacgaagagaataaaaattccaataaaattatcaaaattcgaagaaattaattaaattagttTTAACTTACATAAACTCATAAATGAGAgtcatatatacaaaaataatagattGCTCCACTTCCATACTTGATCCATAACTTATATCAAGAGAATTACTTACGTTCAAAAGATCCAATACAATAAGAAACATTGCAAAAGATATTACAATTATGTAAGTTATCTTCGACAAATAATTTAGGAGATAAACAAACCtacaaacaaaatgaaaaaatataacaattattaaaatataacaaaaaaaaggtgTCATTAACAAAGCTAAACACtcgaagaattattttagACTAACTTCGTTACTCTTCTATGACGCATTATTATATCCACTATCCAATTaaattcttcgttttttttatttaaccaAGTCTTTTGACTATATGTCTTCTTATTTAGAAACGGTTGACGTATTTTTAGTCTGgtatgaaaaatgatatttacgattttaataataattgtgatTAAAACAAGCGTCACTTCATTGTTAAATACGTACTTTAAAATGCTTAATTGACAACACGCGTGTTGTACGAATGTCAAATACGATGTGTAACACACATTGGCTatagttattaaaatatagattGCTATAGTTTGATAAATAAGCAAACTGTAGTATAGAACCCCAGGGGTTGTAACACCATTAATAGAAAATGGTAACTTTAGATGACTCTTGTCTAATAttccaaaaaaatataaaaaaacattgaaaagacatggaaatataaatacaataaaatatagattgaAGATAGCTGTAacaatcaaagaaaatttataattgaaatgttgtattttttattatttatataaatttttatattcttaccTATGAAACAATAAGTATAGATTTTGCTTTGTTTCGTATACTTTTCGAAAATGTTCAATTCATTCTCGTCGGACAGCTGCATGtaatcaaatttaaaatgaGCATAAATCGACTTcatctaaaaattaaaatgtttttcttgtcTAGTTAATTGTGttctcaataaataaaaactagtaattaatgtaaaataaatcatacgaACTGTTtcaaagttaaagaaaatagtGCTATAAGTAATCATAAAACATAAAGAAGCTAACATGTTCTGCAGCACTTTGATAGCCGAATGCAATGTAACGTCGGACGTGTAAAGCTGATAAAACTGTAGTCAAAGAACGCGAAATTTGAGGGATTAAGATCTCATGTATTAATAGATTAATCTCTTGAGAAATATTAACACACATGTGTACGTTAGATTCCTTTAAAATTTGaactattttgtttttaagaaAAGTAGAATCCGGCAGATATCTAATCACTGtaattattctaaataaaggaaacaaaaacgttattatttcattaaataaaacatataatcgtttcttttcatttttaaaaaagtcgTCCCTGTAAAAGGATTAATA from Vespula vulgaris chromosome 13, iyVesVulg1.1, whole genome shotgun sequence includes these protein-coding regions:
- the LOC127068647 gene encoding uncharacterized protein LOC127068647; this translates as MQIIYYYYDRMKIRIPFERNQNYIPRISYSGTSQKELDWIVDIIKRYIRVTEHVHLIKKLFKITYLLAILFVMVFIIFDFLYMFQLSEILLNISKTIECGICIAGSLLVTYLICYVGQMLINHNSTVLEELCQIPFYVLSEKTQKLLLFVIARSMRPCQISTNGIFVVSHELFANMKSIYAHFKFDYMQLSDENELNIFEKYTKQSKIYTYCFIAIFNLYFIVFIFPCLFNVFLYFFGILDKSHLKLPFSINGVTTPGVLYYSLLIYQTIAIYILITIANVCYTSYLTFVQHACCQLSILKLKIRQPFLNKKTYSQKTWLNKKNEEFNWIVDIIMRHRRVTKFVYLLNYLSKITYIIVISFAMFLIVLDLLNIFQLTAILRNIGELMECSFYIVGSLFNIYINFYIGQTLINHSNAAFEELRQVPFYILSTKTQKLLLTITLRSMKPCVLSIGGIFISSYEVFSAILEKAFSFAMVFYNVH